In Bos indicus x Bos taurus breed Angus x Brahman F1 hybrid chromosome 4, Bos_hybrid_MaternalHap_v2.0, whole genome shotgun sequence, the sequence caatatgttTAGTAAAGATAAGACAGACACTTATAACTTACATGGTGTCTGTCAGGCATTTCCCTTCTTATATAATGATCAGAACTTGTTTTAAGCAGCCTTAGCTGGTCTCGACTTTGCAAAAGTCCAATGACTGGTGATGAAAGCTGTAGTCCAGTGTCTGCCCACATGTAAATTCCAAATGTTTGCTCATCTTTACTGAGAACAGGCTCCCTCCATAGAAAAAAGAGCTATCTTGGATCACCTTGAATGTGCCTACTGAATGCTGGAAAAAATTACTACACTTGTTGTgttcataaaataaagaatactgagctctaaaaacacatttttttttccattttaacaagCATTATACTCCTACAGTAGTATTTACCAGTACAGCTACTCCAAGCAGTAGAAATGCATGAGTGGGGACTATTGATTAGCATGTACTCAAGACATTAAAGAGAGATTTCCATAACAGCAAGTGCTAAAAACCATTCACTGTCTAGTTAATCCTTTTGCTTGATGATCCTTTATCCTGAACCATTATGAGTCAGACAATGAAAGCCCTCTCAACAGGAATCATGACAGACGCCGGCTGAAATGTGTATGCGCGTGTGTTGGTGTACGTCTATGTGTGAGAGCGTGTCTTCAGGTGTGGCTTTAGAATCTGTGGTGATTTTGCGACTATACCAAGAGATGAAGCTGACTGGGCAGAAATTACATCAGGTTGTTTTCCACGAGCGTATTTGCAGTCAGGTGACGAGAGCAGCAGTGTAGACACGTTCCAGGCAACAGATGGGACCTTCTTCTTGAGGTGACAGCCCTGTCATGTGACCTGGAATTCCTCAGGCCTCAGTCTCACCCCGCATCCGTCCTCATCCAGAGGGGAAGTAAGGTGTGTCGCTGTGGTAGTTGTAGTCGGGGCACACTTTCTGTACTAGTTTATAATCTGTACtataaaaggaaatgtaaataCAGATCACCTTAAAGGGCTTGGAGCAGAGCCAGGACACGTGACTTTGCGTCTGCTCCTGGTAACAGGTTTTTGAAGGGTCATAGTTGCAGAGTGTGTTCTTGGTAGCCTTGTCAACCTTTTCGTACTCAATGCGGCAGTTAAAGGACTTGGAATCTTTGGCATCAATCACGGTTTGTTGTGCCAAGTCGAATTCCACTATTTTCGTAGGGGGTACCAGGCTGACAGATACATTCCCTTGACCAGTGGAATTGTGCCTGAAATAAACGCTAAACGTCCCATTGCCGTGATCGACAATTTTCCCAGTTATCAGCAGGTTTAGTTTCACTGTTTTGATGTTGGAATGAAAATCACCCCATCCAAACATTTTCTTAAACTTGCCCGTCTTAACAATGGGCCTTCGCTTGGCCCTGGGCCGGGGCTCTTGAAGGTCTGTGGAGTTCCTCAACCAGTCCCAGAGGTCTTGCTCAGAATAAGGTTCTGGGGTGTCATATCGCAGGTCTAAATCTGTATCATTTTCTTTGCCACGAAAAGTCTGTGACAGGAGTCGGCTGATAGACAAGTCTTTGCTGCTTTCTGTCCATATGTGCTTTAGTGTGGATTTGCTGCCTCCTGATTTTAGAAGTTCTGACTTCCCACCGTTTGTTAAATTGGCACATGTGACctgaaaatggaacagaaaaatggTGTTTACAACCCTGTATCTGAGAACACATAACACAGATTCAAGCCTTCTTTCAGTGGCTGGGGATTCAAGTACCTTCAGCACGTGGCCAATGCTTATTAAGCTGTGATTGAGTACCACTGCTATTTTTATACAAGGATGGGAGAGAGGAGGTGGATAAAAACCATTAAACATGACAGAAAGATTATATAAAAACATTGACTTTGAAAAGGGCCACATAACATGAATACAGCAAAGCACCTTAGTGTGATTTATGTTTGAATTACTTCTCAGTGCCAAAATccaaacacttttaaaataaacttttacaaAGGATTATGTtacttttttactttgaaatcacCATAAGCTTTAAAATGGTATGATTCTCAGAAATACATCAACTGACATTCTACAGACTTTTGATAGTCCATGCCACAGTCACATAAGAAAAGTTAGTTTTGCAGGGAGActctagaatatttttttctggtcAAAACAAAATAACTTGTTTATGATCACCTATTATTGGCAAGAAACATACTGtataagataatttttccattaaCAGATTTAAATGTGATCTAGTAAAACAAATGCTAATTGATAGGAGTACAGACCTTTTGATTTTAGAGTTTATTTTGGCCTGTGTACTTGTTTTGTTTCGATGGAATCTAATTGATTGGTCAAACATCCAAATCTGTACTTGCCTAATTCTATTGTCTTTGTTCTTCCTGCAGCCTCTATATTTATTCttagtataaaagaaataaatacatatccCAGTCTCTCAAATTACACAGATAATTTCCCATTCTTTGGGTggcaaaaagaataaatgtatttgATAACGGCTTGGCACTTGTATCTCAGCAACAACATAGTTCATCAGGGAGAGAGTATAATGAGATGAATCCATGGTACACTGGCTCATGAGTAATGAAACTGTCCTAAAGAAGAAGTAAAAGGGACTTAGCGTGCATTTACCAGCAGAATATAGGgagtaaaagagaaagagaaaaaaaaaaaaggaagtggcaggtttcaagggaaaaaaaaaatggatctaTTTAACAGGATGCTAAGATTCTGACAGCAGAACAACCTCTGATTTTCAGGCAGAATAGAAATTTACATCTAAATTATACTCTCCACAGCTGTAGTAATTATGAGTGcgagctctggagtcagacaccCTGAATCCCAATGCAGGCTATGATCCTTCACAGCTGTATGATCTGGGCCAGTTGCTTGACTTGTGtacatttctgtatttctcttccACAGAGTAGAAAAATGATATCCCTTTTCCTCACATGGCTGTTTGAAGAATTAAACTGGACAGTCCATTAAAAGCACAGAAGGACAGTACCTGGACAGGATGAGTGTTCAACATTAGTATTTCTAACTATTATCATCCTGAAACATTTTACCTCTGAATTCCACAGGGTactattttatgtaaataaataatagacaATAGGATCTGAGAGCAAGGGTATATTTATAAGAAAatctcccatatatatatatacatatatatacatatatatacatatatatatgtatagtgcccaggtgccacagtggtaaagaacctgcctgccagtccaggagTTGAAAgaggcagatttgatccctgggttgggaagatcccctggaggagggcatggcaacccactccattattcttgcctggagaagcccatggactgaggaacctggatGGGGGGGCGGggcaaggctacagtccatagggtcacaaagagttggacatgactgaagcaactaagaaagtgaaagtattagtctctcagtagttttcgaccccatggaccatagcgccccctccaggctcctctgtccatggtatttcccaggcaagaatactggagtgggttgccatttccttctccaggggatcttcctgacccaacagTGGAACCtgggttgcctgcattgcaggcagattctttaacatctgagccaccagggaagcctgaagtggctaagcacacacatacatactttcCAAAGTATTTAGGCGCTACCACAACCTAAAAACATGACAAACTGAGTTGTTAGCAAAATTCAGATGAATAAAACATGAGCAGAACTTCAGCTATTAAACTGCTCAAGGACCAAATGCAATGAATTTATTAGCCCTCAATGGTGCGATGTGAACGGCTTCTAGTGGTGGAGTCAAGAGGCCTCTGCAACATCTGAGTTTGGGTACAGAATCAAAGTAGGCTATAATCACCAGCACTGCCTTGACTAttattctcctttcctctccctttcaTTTAGGCTAGGAGAGAAGCAGGGCAATGTCTAGGAGAGTTTAGGTCATGAAAAATCAGGAAGGGTCCATGATTCATCTTGCTTTATTAATTCAATAACTATATAGTGTGATTCTGCTAATATTGAGTAAAATAACAGGAATACAAAGGCAAATGAGATGTGGTTCTTTCTTTCAAGATGTTCACCATCTAATAGTGAGATCAGTTAAGCAAGGAGTATAGTGATGTGAACAACACAATGTACAATATTCTTAGAGTCAAAGTTAAAAGGTAGAGAAGATATAATAGAGGAGATTATACTCAGATCTGGGAgaataaaaaaaagggggggtttAGGACTTCAACAGATAATGAACAGGCTAGAGAAGTTCTTCTAAGTATAAGGAACATACTATGCAAaagtaaaaagttgaaaaagaacATGTCAAATGTAAGAATGGAAAATAGTTCCTTATCTCTGAACTTAAGGGAGAATTGACAGGAAGGATAAACAGAAGTTGCAAGATGTTGGCAGAACACAaaggtcaggtcagttcagttcagtcgctcagctgtgtccaactctttgcaaccccatgaactgcagaacgccaggcctccctgtccatcaccaaatcctagcgtttacccaaactcgtgtccattgagtcagtgatgccatccaaccatctcatcctctgtcatccccttctcctcctgccctcaatctttcccagcatcaggatcttttcaaatgagtcagctttttgcatcaggtggccaaagtattggagtttcagcttcagcatcagtccttccaatgaacaaacaggactgatctcctttaggatggactggttggatctccttgcagtccaagggactctcaagagtcttctccaacaccacagttcagaaacatcaattcttcagtgctcagctttctttatagtccaactctcagatccatacatgactactggaaaaaccatagccttgaccagatggacctttattgacaaagtaatgtctctgctttttaaaatgctgtctaggttggtcataactttccttccaaggagtaagcatcttttaatttcatggctgcaatcaccatctgcagagattttggagcccccagaaaatgaagtcagccactgtttccactgtttccccatctatttgccatgaagtgatgggaccggatgccatgatcttagttttatgaatattgagctttaagccaactttttcactcccctctttcactttcatcatgaggctctttagttcttcactttctgccataagggtggtgtcatctgtatatctgaggttactgatatttctcccggcaatcttgattccagcttgtgcttcatccagcccagcatttctcatgatgtactctgcatagaagttaaataagcagggtgacaatatacagccttgacatactccttttcctatttggaaccagtctgttgttccatgtccagctttaactattgcttcctgacctgcatataggtttctcaagaggcaggtcaggtggtctggtattctcatctctttcaaaatttttcacagtttgttgtgatccacacagtcaaaggctttggcatagtgaataaatcaaaaatagatgtttttctggaactctcttgctttttcaatgatccagtggatgtttgcaatttgatctctggttcctctgccttctctaaaaccagcttgaacatcaggaagttcactgttcacgtattgctgaagcctagcttgcagaattttgagcattactttactagcgtgtgagatgagtgcaattgtgcagtagtttgagcattctttggcattgcctttctttggaatcagaatgaaaactgaccttttccagtcctgtggccactgctgttttccaaatttgctgacattgagtgcagcactttcacagcatcatcttttaggatctga encodes:
- the NXPH1 gene encoding neurexophilin-1, with the protein product MQAACWYVLLLLQPTVYLVTCANLTNGGKSELLKSGGSKSTLKHIWTESSKDLSISRLLSQTFRGKENDTDLDLRYDTPEPYSEQDLWDWLRNSTDLQEPRPRAKRRPIVKTGKFKKMFGWGDFHSNIKTVKLNLLITGKIVDHGNGTFSVYFRHNSTGQGNVSVSLVPPTKIVEFDLAQQTVIDAKDSKSFNCRIEYEKVDKATKNTLCNYDPSKTCYQEQTQSHVSWLCSKPFKVICIYISFYSTDYKLVQKVCPDYNYHSDTPYFPSG